In Sulfuricurvum sp. IAE1, the sequence GAGAAGGAAGGCCTGCCCATCACCGACGAGAATATTTTCATCGCAGCTTCCTGCAAGGAGAAGGGAATCCTTTTCCTCACCGGCAAGTCACAGGTGAACGGCATGTACAAGATCAACCGCGAAGAGGAAGCCGCCAAGAAGAAGGGCGAGTATACCGTAACGGTCAACGGCAAGGCATACGGCGTCAAGCTCGGCAAGGACAATGCCACCGTCAATGGGGTGAGTTATCCGTTGAACGTCGGCTTCGGCATCGATGAGAAAGCCATCGAGGCTTCCAAGGCCGTTGCATCCGATGCTCCCGCAGCTGCTGCAGCCCCCTCACACGAAGCAGTCA encodes:
- a CDS encoding acetyl-CoA carboxylase biotin carboxyl carrier protein subunit; amino-acid sequence: EKEGLPITDENIFIAASCKEKGILFLTGKSQVNGMYKINREEEAAKKKGEYTVTVNGKAYGVKLGKDNATVNGVSYPLNVGFGIDEKAIEASKAVASDAPAAAAAPSHEAVTVKAPMPGLILRIEVKEGQKVSKNQVVMIMEAMKMENEIFAPCDGVVTKISVSQGQQMQSDDELLVIA